The Tautonia plasticadhaerens nucleotide sequence TTGGCGAAGATGGCCCGCTTCAGGCCGACCAGCTCCCGGCGGACGGTGCGGATCTGGTCGGTCAGCCCGGCGGCATCGCCGCCGCCTCCGGCCTGGCGGGCCTCCAGCTCCAGCAGGCGGGCCTCCATCTCGAAGATGGGGGCCTCGAAGGGGAGGCGATACTGGTTGGCGGGCCGGGTGTTGGTGTTCGGGTTGGTGGCGGGGGGCATGGTCGGCCGCCTCCTCCTGGCGCGGGCCGTCGGCCGGGCGGGGCCGGCGCGAGTGCGGGTGGTGGCTGATGTCGGATGGTCGAGGCCGGTGGGGTCAGAAGGACATGCGGTCGGCCATCGGATCGGGGTCGTCCTTGAAGATTTTGATGCGGTTGAAGGCGGCGAGGAACTCGCGGAGGTCCTTGATCCGGTCGGCGGGCTTCTTGACGAGCATCCTCATGACGAGGTCGGAATATTCCTTGGTGATCTGCTTGTTGTGCGAGGTCGGCGGGATCGGCCGCTCCTTCATGTGCTTGTTGAGCAAGTCCATCGGCGAGTTGGCCCGGAAGGGCTGGCGGCCGGTGGCGAGCTCGTAGCAGGTGATGCCGAAGCTGTAGATGTCGGAGACGCCCGAGGGGGGCATGCGGCTGATCACGTCCGGGGAGATGTAGCTGTACGTCCCCTCCCTCGGCGGCTTGCCGGCGAACAACTTGCCCAGGCCGGTGGGGATTTTCTTGGCCAGGGCGTAGTCGATCACCCGGACCTCCCCCGACCGGTTGAGCAGGATGTTCTCCGGCTTCACGTCGCGGTGGGCCCAGCCCTTCTCGTGCATGTAGGCCAGGGCCTCGGCGG carries:
- a CDS encoding serine/threonine protein kinase, giving the protein MATGTATAGEDRIGNYRIVRVLQMGQNSVIMEVAQEGSGRRFALKELLESRASDGEERRALAFEAKLGQMFTHPSLIRVHEFVNAKPSPYFVMDYFPGITLRLVIGKPQEHALPAGRPHTVLRQAAEALAYMHEKGWAHRDVKPENILLNRSGEVRVIDYALAKKIPTGLGKLFAGKPPREGTYSYISPDVISRMPPSGVSDIYSFGITCYELATGRQPFRANSPMDLLNKHMKERPIPPTSHNKQITKEYSDLVMRMLVKKPADRIKDLREFLAAFNRIKIFKDDPDPMADRMSF